The Kocuria turfanensis genome contains the following window.
TCGTGTCGGCGGGACTCAGCGCGGCGGGCGAGCATCCGGCGCCGCGGGCCCGAGGGCCCGGCGGTAGGACACCAGCCGGTCGGCCAGTTCTGCGGGATGGCCCAGCATCGGGCAGTGGTCGCCGGGCATCACGTCCGGCTCCAGGCGGAGCCGGTCCCGGCTGACGCGCCGCATGAACTCCAGCGGCAGGAACCGGTCGTCGCGGCTCAGCAGGACCCGGGTGGGCACCGCCGGCCAGGCGGGCAGCGGCCACGGCGTGCCGAACGGCGTGGCCGACTGCTCCCGTTGGTGATCCAGGAGCTCCCGGGCGAGCTCCGCCGGGGTGTCGTGCAGCATGAGCTCGAGCGGATCGACCGGTGCTGTGGGGTCCCGGCCGTCGAGGACGTCCTGCCGCTGTCGCGCCGCGGCGTGACCGGTGTGCTCCCAC
Protein-coding sequences here:
- a CDS encoding alpha/beta fold hydrolase, which codes for MVTFTLVHAAAVDSWYWRPVAAELRGRGHDVVAVDLPVDDDDAGLSDYAATVVAAVGGRQDVVVVGHSFGGFTAPLVAERITADLLVLLQAQIPAPGEVPGDWWEHTGHAAARQRQDVLDGRDPTAPVDPLELMLHDTPAELARELLDHQREQSATPFGTPWPLPAWPAVPTRVLLSRDDRFLPLEFMRRVSRDRLRLEPDVMPGDHCPMLGHPAELADRLVSYRRALGPAAPDARPPR